From Desulfonatronum thioautotrophicum, the proteins below share one genomic window:
- a CDS encoding glycosyltransferase encodes MSVYDGDSPKAFDESLQSIKKQSLEASELILIENGLISKELQNCIDYYRKSINIFTIKMPKNLGLSLALKKGMAACNQNFIARMDADDICAPDRFKTQHNFLSKNPDVDVVGSWITEFEDDPRKIINYRRLPLHHDKIATFSKTRCPFNHMTVMFRKKAVLAAGGYNDYPIAQDYNLWVRMLVNGSHFANLPEYLVNVRCGKGSVARRSGFRRVKYDIKNQIDFLNLGFIGPVRFITNITLRCTVRMLPQIILKSIYKVAWR; translated from the coding sequence ATGTCTGTATATGATGGTGATTCACCAAAAGCGTTTGATGAATCATTGCAAAGCATAAAAAAACAATCATTAGAAGCAAGTGAATTGATTTTGATTGAAAATGGATTAATATCCAAAGAATTACAAAATTGCATTGATTATTATAGAAAATCTATTAATATATTTACAATAAAAATGCCAAAAAACTTGGGTTTGTCACTCGCCTTGAAAAAAGGAATGGCCGCTTGTAACCAAAATTTCATTGCTCGAATGGACGCTGATGACATCTGTGCACCAGATCGTTTTAAAACACAACACAATTTTTTGTCAAAAAATCCGGATGTTGACGTTGTTGGCAGTTGGATAACAGAATTTGAAGATGATCCACGTAAAATTATCAATTACCGCAGACTCCCTCTGCATCACGATAAAATTGCCACCTTTTCCAAAACACGGTGTCCTTTTAACCACATGACTGTGATGTTTCGGAAAAAAGCTGTTCTTGCTGCAGGTGGCTATAATGATTATCCTATTGCACAAGATTATAATTTGTGGGTGCGTATGCTTGTCAATGGGTCCCATTTTGCAAACCTTCCTGAGTACCTAGTCAATGTCCGCTGCGGAAAAGGTTCCGTGGCCAGAAGATCTGGCTTCCGAAGAGTAAAATACGATATAAAAAATCAAATTGATTTTTTAAATTTAGGTTTTATTGGACCTGTCCGTTTCATAACAAACATTACTCTTCGTTGTACTGTTCGTATGCTTCCACAAATAATTCTTAAATCAATATACAAAGTTGCTTGGCGATAA
- a CDS encoding DUF2283 domain-containing protein: MRATYDSVRDVLTIILASTPVEESDEINHGVIVDYDKEGNIVSLEILDASQRVENPNSMEFNVNQSSFISKSRISDPSTFTANPVSAMTPRAL; the protein is encoded by the coding sequence ATGAGGGCAACTTACGACAGTGTGAGAGATGTACTTACTATCATCCTGGCATCAACCCCTGTTGAAGAATCTGATGAAATCAACCATGGAGTGATTGTTGATTACGACAAGGAAGGAAATATTGTTAGTCTAGAGATTCTTGATGCCAGTCAACGTGTTGAAAATCCAAATTCCATGGAATTCAATGTAAATCAATCTTCTTTTATCTCCAAAAGTCGGATTTCAGATCCTTCAACTTTCACGGCGAACCCAGTTTCCGCAATGACGCCGAGAGCTTTATAA
- a CDS encoding ATP-binding protein: MIERQGYLEQIRFQFAIHPVVAVLGPRQCGKTTLARMYADRFEHETAVRFDLEDPTHLARLESPKLALEGLQGLVVIDEVQRSPGLFQVLRVLVDRPDNQARFLILGSASRDLLRQSSETLAGRIGTIELTPFSFFETGTGQLNRLWLAGGYPPSFLAASNRAAAAWRKAYVATFLERDIPALGFSIPPQALRRFWMMLAHYHGQTVNYSELGRSFGASDNTIRRYLDLLESTFMIRQLPPWHENISKRQVKSSKMYVRDSGIYHTLLGIEDNEALMFHPKLGPSWEGFAIESIVRLFETGPGECYFWSAHGKAELDLLLFSGAKRMGFEVKHTDAPRLTRSLRIARHDLKIDELFIVYPGSERFPLDDCVQAVGLETLADLKERNRA, encoded by the coding sequence ATGATCGAACGTCAGGGGTATTTGGAGCAGATTCGTTTCCAATTCGCGATCCATCCGGTCGTCGCCGTACTGGGCCCGCGCCAGTGCGGCAAGACAACCCTGGCCCGGATGTACGCCGATCGATTCGAGCATGAAACCGCAGTCCGCTTTGACCTGGAGGACCCGACCCACTTGGCGCGGCTTGAGTCGCCGAAACTTGCCCTGGAGGGCTTGCAAGGGCTTGTGGTCATTGATGAGGTTCAGAGATCCCCGGGGCTTTTCCAAGTGCTGCGGGTTCTGGTTGATCGGCCGGACAACCAAGCCCGGTTCCTGATTCTCGGCAGTGCCTCACGGGATCTGCTTCGCCAGTCCTCGGAAACCCTTGCCGGTCGAATCGGGACCATCGAGCTTACGCCATTTTCCTTTTTTGAGACCGGGACTGGCCAACTGAACCGGCTTTGGCTGGCCGGCGGCTATCCACCGTCTTTTTTGGCTGCATCAAATCGTGCAGCGGCAGCCTGGCGCAAGGCATATGTCGCCACGTTCCTGGAGCGGGACATCCCTGCTCTGGGCTTTTCGATACCGCCTCAGGCCTTGCGGCGCTTCTGGATGATGCTGGCCCACTATCACGGCCAGACGGTCAACTACTCGGAGCTTGGCCGGTCGTTCGGAGCGTCGGACAACACCATCCGCAGATATCTGGATCTGCTGGAATCCACGTTCATGATCCGCCAATTGCCGCCGTGGCATGAAAATATCAGCAAGCGCCAAGTCAAGTCCTCCAAGATGTATGTCCGCGATTCGGGCATTTACCACACCCTACTTGGCATTGAGGACAACGAGGCCCTGATGTTTCATCCCAAGCTCGGCCCTTCCTGGGAGGGGTTCGCCATTGAGTCCATCGTCAGGCTCTTTGAAACCGGACCCGGTGAATGCTACTTCTGGTCCGCGCACGGAAAGGCCGAGCTGGATTTGCTGCTCTTTAGCGGAGCCAAAAGAATGGGCTTTGAAGTCAAGCACACCGATGCGCCACGCTTGACCCGCTCGCTGCGCATCGCGCGGCACGATCTCAAAATTGACGAATTATTTATCGTATACCCAGGCTCCGAGCGCTTCCCCCTGGATGACTGCGTTCAGGCCGTTGGACTGGAGACATTGGCTGACTTGAAGGAGAGGAACCGTGCGTGA
- a CDS encoding DUF4258 domain-containing protein, whose product MDYAISNHAKIEMQRRGISMECAHNVMTKPDQILDSYGQRIIYQSRLLMDSKDWIVRLIVEE is encoded by the coding sequence ATGGATTATGCTATTTCAAACCATGCCAAGATCGAAATGCAGCGTCGTGGAATATCAATGGAATGTGCACATAATGTAATGACAAAACCAGATCAGATTCTGGATTCGTATGGTCAAAGAATAATATATCAATCACGATTGTTGATGGATAGTAAAGATTGGATAGTTCGCCTTATCGTTGAAGAATGA
- a CDS encoding MraY family glycosyltransferase — MTTILATFLLALLLGLVLTPLAGRFGRAVGAVDRPGGRRVHDGVIPRTGGLAIFAAVGFALTIAWLWGTDVSRLIVPDRSLLGLLAGALIALGLGLYDDIFRLNAWKKLPVQILAASAAFAGGIALDKFALFGVVVFFDPVTSYLLTVFWFLLFMNALNLMDGLDGLAGGIVFFAALVMIVLALLREDYLTALFFAALAGAVLGFLRSNFHPATIFLGDAGTYFLGYAIAGFGLITSVKTHVGAAILIPVLAMGLPLLDTLLAAARRFAQGRGIFQPDSDHIHHRLLRLGLDTRKAVLLLYGLTATLCVLAIVLVNLRDERSGLLLVLIGAGAFLFAGRLGYMETLRLRCIPGWNETLLRRAEDLAPGQSPELITVLAKMENAQDLETLHRQTGAALQVFGFAGCLEMADDTIRCGTTPTLPSTDNAMLLRIPLPDDQGGIMGTLVLHRQPETLSMTGSALADAELLRRSATTALKRLMIDRSA, encoded by the coding sequence ATGACCACCATCCTGGCCACCTTTCTGCTTGCCCTGCTCCTGGGGCTGGTCCTGACTCCGCTGGCCGGACGGTTTGGGCGGGCAGTGGGGGCAGTGGATCGCCCCGGGGGACGGCGGGTGCATGACGGGGTCATTCCCCGGACGGGCGGATTGGCCATCTTTGCAGCCGTGGGGTTCGCGCTGACCATCGCCTGGCTTTGGGGCACGGATGTCTCCCGGTTGATTGTCCCGGACCGCTCCCTGCTCGGGCTGCTGGCCGGAGCGCTGATCGCCCTGGGGCTGGGGCTCTACGACGACATCTTCCGGCTGAATGCCTGGAAAAAACTCCCGGTCCAGATCCTGGCCGCCTCGGCGGCCTTTGCCGGGGGCATCGCCCTGGACAAGTTCGCCCTGTTCGGCGTGGTTGTCTTCTTTGATCCGGTTACGTCGTATCTTTTGACCGTGTTCTGGTTCCTGCTGTTCATGAACGCCCTGAACCTGATGGACGGCCTGGACGGGCTGGCCGGGGGGATCGTTTTCTTTGCGGCCCTGGTGATGATCGTGCTGGCCCTTTTGCGGGAGGATTATCTCACGGCCCTGTTTTTCGCGGCCCTGGCCGGTGCGGTGCTGGGCTTTCTGCGTTCCAATTTTCACCCGGCCACGATCTTCCTTGGGGATGCCGGCACCTATTTCCTGGGCTACGCCATTGCCGGATTCGGGCTGATCACCTCGGTCAAGACCCACGTGGGCGCGGCCATCCTCATCCCGGTCCTGGCCATGGGCCTGCCGCTCCTGGACACCCTGCTGGCCGCGGCGCGCCGCTTCGCCCAGGGACGGGGCATTTTCCAGCCGGACAGCGACCATATCCATCATCGCCTGCTGCGCCTGGGTCTGGACACGCGCAAGGCCGTGCTGCTGCTCTACGGCCTGACCGCGACCCTGTGCGTCCTGGCCATTGTGCTGGTCAATCTCCGGGACGAGCGCAGCGGTCTGCTTCTGGTCCTGATCGGAGCCGGGGCATTTCTGTTCGCCGGCCGGCTGGGATACATGGAAACCTTGCGGCTGCGCTGCATTCCCGGCTGGAACGAAACGCTTCTGCGCCGTGCCGAAGACCTGGCTCCAGGCCAAAGTCCGGAACTGATCACTGTACTGGCAAAAATGGAAAACGCCCAGGATCTGGAAACCCTGCACCGACAGACTGGTGCGGCACTCCAGGTATTTGGCTTTGCGGGCTGCCTGGAAATGGCAGATGATACAATACGTTGCGGTACAACTCCGACGCTCCCCAGCACCGACAACGCCATGCTTTTGCGCATCCCCCTGCCTGATGACCAAGGGGGCATTATGGGTACCCTGGTCTTGCACAGGCAGCCGGAGACGCTCTCCATGACCGGCTCGGCACTTGCCGACGCGGAACTCCTGCGGCGATCAGCGACAACGGCCCTCAAGCGACTGATGATCGACCGATCAGCTTGA
- a CDS encoding type II toxin-antitoxin system YafQ family toxin yields MLTPVLSSRFKKDIRRMKRRGKDMNKLKTLLEILINERSLPEIYQAHPLKGSWLPYWDAHIEPDWLLIYLQKEGELLLARTGTHADIFSS; encoded by the coding sequence ATGCTGACCCCGGTTCTCTCTTCAAGGTTCAAAAAAGACATCCGGCGGATGAAACGACGCGGCAAAGACATGAACAAGTTGAAGACCTTGCTTGAAATATTGATCAATGAAAGGTCTTTGCCTGAAATTTACCAGGCCCACCCCCTGAAAGGAAGCTGGCTGCCCTACTGGGATGCCCACATTGAACCTGACTGGTTGCTCATTTATCTGCAAAAGGAGGGGGAGCTCCTGCTGGCAAGAACCGGAACCCACGCGGATATATTCTCGTCGTAG
- a CDS encoding glycosyltransferase family 2 protein, translating to MRDQHNDTICLNSDYSTTRLVTREKPVIVNKPEDTFETVLFLPEGENRTGQGGLRTQGLFKRSLPDKPLITVITVVLNGAKHLEETILSVLNQTYDNVEYIVIDGGSTDWSLDIIRKYENGIDYWVSEKDKGIYDAMNKGVTTSTGQFISTLNSDDFFFTYALEHISLASNNFKNKIHVYTGDIIRVDEKSKYLFTVSKGNPNVFKILFRMPINHPAFFLSLVEYKKNGLYDYNYKISADYEYLLRLYFNKSLKIYNINKPLTNVRIQGISEKKGAYLIRAKENFDARSKYIPYHINIFFYTLYVALYSIKSSSKSWK from the coding sequence GTGCGTGACCAGCACAACGACACCATCTGCCTGAACAGCGATTACAGCACCACCCGGCTGGTGACCCGGGAAAAACCGGTCATCGTGAATAAGCCCGAGGACACGTTCGAGACAGTCCTGTTCCTGCCTGAGGGCGAAAACCGCACCGGGCAAGGCGGCTTGCGCACCCAGGGACTGTTCAAGCGCAGCCTGCCGGACAAACCCCTGATCACGGTGATCACCGTGGTCCTCAACGGAGCCAAACACCTGGAAGAAACCATCCTCAGCGTCCTCAACCAGACCTACGACAACGTGGAGTATATCGTCATCGACGGAGGGAGCACGGACTGGTCGCTGGATATCATCCGGAAATATGAAAATGGGATTGACTACTGGGTGAGCGAGAAGGATAAGGGGATTTATGATGCGATGAATAAAGGGGTAACTACAAGTACAGGACAATTTATATCCACTTTGAACTCTGATGATTTCTTTTTTACTTATGCGTTAGAACATATTTCGCTTGCAAGTAATAACTTCAAGAACAAGATACATGTATATACAGGAGATATTATAAGAGTTGATGAAAAATCAAAATACCTATTTACTGTTTCAAAAGGGAATCCAAATGTTTTCAAAATTTTGTTTCGAATGCCAATAAATCACCCAGCTTTCTTTTTATCTTTAGTTGAATATAAAAAAAATGGGCTTTATGATTATAATTATAAAATATCAGCTGACTATGAATATTTATTACGATTGTACTTCAACAAATCTTTAAAAATATATAATATAAATAAACCGTTGACAAACGTGAGAATACAAGGAATTTCAGAAAAAAAAGGTGCTTACCTAATACGTGCCAAAGAAAATTTTGATGCCAGATCTAAATATATACCTTATCATATTAATATATTTTTCTATACATTATACGTTGCATTATACTCAATTAAATCTAGCTCAAAATCTTGGAAATAA
- a CDS encoding helix-turn-helix domain-containing protein: protein MSTQNMTQAQISLPADSLELVTALVIKLGGHVVQQYSSAQGPMPELDRGGKMLKGLRLRAGFTQAEIANALGIPQSHISEFERDKRSIPFKHARKLAELLHTVPSHFMQPNEETREAMAELEAGNGQRCASADQLFLNLGI, encoded by the coding sequence ATGTCCACTCAGAATATGACCCAAGCACAGATATCCTTGCCCGCCGACAGTCTGGAACTGGTTACTGCCCTTGTCATCAAGCTGGGTGGACATGTCGTCCAACAGTACAGCTCTGCCCAAGGCCCGATGCCCGAATTAGACCGTGGGGGGAAAATGCTCAAGGGTCTTCGGCTCCGGGCAGGATTCACACAGGCGGAAATTGCCAACGCCCTGGGTATTCCCCAGAGCCATATTTCCGAATTCGAGAGAGATAAACGCAGCATCCCTTTCAAGCATGCCCGGAAACTGGCGGAGCTTCTGCATACCGTCCCGAGCCATTTCATGCAGCCCAACGAAGAAACCCGCGAAGCCATGGCCGAACTGGAAGCCGGCAACGGACAACGTTGCGCATCCGCAGACCAACTTTTTCTCAACTTGGGGATCTAG
- a CDS encoding ATP-binding protein, producing MKSKHFIFRELEERIQKRLFLGKAIIVLGPRQSGKTTLIKKVVEDSGRSFLLLNADEPDVRELLDNPTSTRLRTIIGRHEIFCVDEAQRVPNIGLTLKLITDQIPETQVIATGSSSLELHSSINEPLTGRKYEFTLFPLSFAELAQDHGLLEERRYLEHRLVFGSYPEVVTNPDQAQELIRLLAGSYLYKDLLMMEGLKKPVLLEKIVKALALQLGSEVAFHEIGQLTGADSHTVERYVDLLEKAFVLFRLPAFSRNVRNEIKKGKKIYFLDNGIRNALIGNFLPLTSRTDAGALWENYMVSERRKLLCNKGVDVSGYFWRTTQQQEIDYIEERADRLLAVEFKWNPGRKASFPKTFTNAYPEVSTMAVTPADYDLFLTQPDS from the coding sequence ATGAAATCGAAGCATTTTATATTCCGAGAACTGGAAGAACGCATCCAGAAGCGCTTGTTTCTGGGCAAAGCCATCATCGTGCTCGGTCCCAGGCAGTCCGGCAAAACGACTCTGATCAAGAAGGTGGTCGAGGATTCGGGCCGGTCGTTCCTGCTCCTCAATGCCGACGAGCCTGATGTGCGCGAGCTATTGGACAATCCGACGTCCACCAGGCTGCGCACCATTATCGGCCGACATGAGATTTTTTGCGTCGACGAGGCCCAGCGTGTCCCCAACATCGGCCTGACCCTGAAGCTGATTACGGACCAGATTCCCGAAACCCAGGTCATTGCAACCGGCTCGTCCTCACTGGAACTGCATTCCAGCATCAACGAACCACTGACCGGTCGGAAATATGAATTCACGCTTTTCCCTCTTTCGTTTGCCGAGCTGGCGCAGGACCACGGTTTGCTCGAGGAGCGGCGCTACTTGGAACATCGCCTTGTATTCGGTTCCTACCCCGAGGTCGTCACCAACCCCGATCAGGCCCAGGAATTGATCAGGCTGCTGGCTGGAAGCTACCTGTACAAAGATCTGCTGATGATGGAGGGTCTCAAAAAACCGGTCCTGTTGGAAAAAATCGTCAAGGCTTTGGCGTTGCAACTCGGCTCTGAGGTCGCTTTCCATGAAATCGGGCAGCTGACCGGAGCGGACAGCCACACCGTCGAGCGGTATGTCGATCTGCTGGAAAAGGCTTTTGTCCTGTTCAGGCTCCCGGCCTTTAGCCGCAATGTCCGCAATGAGATCAAGAAAGGCAAGAAAATCTATTTTCTGGACAATGGTATTCGTAATGCGCTCATTGGGAATTTTCTGCCCTTGACAAGCCGTACCGACGCCGGTGCGCTGTGGGAAAACTATATGGTTTCGGAACGGCGGAAACTGCTTTGCAACAAGGGAGTCGATGTCTCTGGATATTTCTGGCGTACCACTCAGCAACAGGAAATCGACTACATCGAAGAAAGGGCGGATAGGCTTTTGGCTGTTGAATTCAAGTGGAATCCGGGCCGGAAGGCCTCCTTCCCCAAAACCTTCACCAACGCCTACCCCGAGGTATCGACCATGGCCGTGACCCCTGCGGACTATGATCTGTTTTTGACCCAACCGGATAGCTGA
- a CDS encoding glycosyltransferase family 4 protein, with amino-acid sequence MEINILMLLILNIGVSGGSLHYARNIINNLDREKYVISSKNSIVASPSSNEMWNTYDFGIKSIIYSFFYLPFYLLKIAHGVLTKKYDCLYLPYLHSWSPLFICIFKLFNKKIYVTIHDGPLIIKNNIKSDILLRFCIKNSTHLIFLTKYVREKTINKYGISQSTKTTIQPHGLIYPNGIISTPRTWKPKMNILFFGKVLESKGIIELIDAVEEIHGTIDKLHIVGKWYHNLKINNQEYINIVDEYVHEEDIAKYFNKCDILVLPYREASQSGVLTIGIAASIPMIVSNKEGLKEQLSENEAIFVKGDSESIKKGLIRLIKEPTVYENISRELYIKQNKLNWIDISNNINIFIQN; translated from the coding sequence TTGGAAATAAATATTCTAATGTTATTAATATTAAATATTGGAGTAAGCGGAGGCAGCTTACATTATGCAAGAAATATCATCAACAATCTAGACCGAGAGAAATATGTAATATCTTCTAAAAATTCTATTGTTGCATCTCCTTCATCAAACGAGATGTGGAATACTTACGATTTTGGAATTAAATCAATTATTTATAGCTTTTTCTATTTACCTTTTTATTTATTAAAAATAGCGCATGGCGTCTTAACAAAAAAGTATGATTGTTTATATCTACCATACCTCCACAGTTGGTCTCCACTTTTTATATGTATTTTTAAACTATTCAACAAAAAAATTTATGTAACAATTCATGATGGGCCATTAATTATAAAAAACAATATTAAATCAGATATCTTGTTGAGATTTTGCATAAAAAATTCTACTCATTTAATTTTTTTAACAAAATATGTAAGAGAAAAAACAATAAATAAATATGGAATCAGTCAAAGTACCAAAACGACAATACAACCTCATGGACTTATTTATCCAAACGGCATTATAAGTACACCAAGAACGTGGAAACCAAAGATGAATATCCTTTTCTTTGGAAAAGTCCTCGAATCAAAAGGCATAATTGAACTAATAGATGCTGTTGAAGAAATCCACGGAACAATCGATAAATTACATATTGTTGGAAAATGGTATCACAATTTAAAAATAAATAATCAGGAATATATTAACATTGTTGATGAATACGTACACGAAGAAGACATTGCAAAATATTTTAATAAATGTGATATACTTGTTTTGCCTTACCGTGAAGCGAGTCAGTCAGGAGTCTTAACAATAGGCATAGCAGCATCAATACCTATGATAGTTTCTAACAAAGAAGGATTAAAAGAGCAACTTAGTGAAAATGAAGCAATATTTGTAAAAGGAGATTCTGAAAGTATTAAAAAAGGATTGATTAGACTCATCAAAGAACCAACTGTTTATGAAAATATATCTAGAGAACTATATATTAAACAAAATAAATTAAATTGGATTGATATTTCTAATAATATTAACATTTTTATTCAAAATTAA
- a CDS encoding ATP-binding protein: MQKKEILKQILRTFHIQPRFDVKSRDLELPLDTGKIITVMGVRRCGKTSILLDAVNRLAEQKDKTPILYLSFEDERLDLAVDELDLIIQAYQELYPHQPLADCHFFFDEIQNVDGWERFVRRIYDTITRNIILTGSNSRLLGSEIATGLRGRTLGMEVFPLSFAEYLRFQDITVDLYSTSHVAAVRNAQDVYLKQGGFPELLFLDHGYHTQILQEYFNVLLYRDIVERYKVQNVTALKYFLKRLLSSTTKQLSIHKIFNELKSANIKIGKNTLYDFLEHAESTYLAQTLYRYDRSLVARELGEKKVYAIDTGLCNAVEYKFSEDRGKALENAVFLELKRSGRELFYFRDQANECNFLCTDRGHVVEAVQVCHDVSGQDTRRREVKGLAAACRQFSLEKGTIVVSDGPDTWEVNGLRIDIVPFYRFALSDN, translated from the coding sequence GTGCAAAAGAAGGAAATCCTCAAACAGATATTACGAACCTTCCACATTCAGCCCAGGTTCGACGTCAAGTCCAGGGATCTGGAGCTTCCCTTGGACACGGGGAAAATTATCACCGTGATGGGAGTGCGGCGGTGCGGGAAGACGTCCATCTTGCTGGACGCCGTCAACAGGCTTGCCGAACAAAAGGACAAGACCCCCATCCTCTACCTCAGTTTTGAGGACGAACGGCTGGATCTGGCCGTGGACGAACTGGATCTGATCATTCAGGCCTACCAGGAACTGTATCCACACCAACCACTGGCGGACTGCCACTTCTTTTTCGATGAAATCCAGAACGTGGATGGCTGGGAACGTTTTGTGCGCAGGATTTATGACACGATCACCCGCAACATCATCCTGACCGGTTCAAATTCCAGGCTGCTCGGCTCGGAAATCGCCACTGGTCTGCGCGGGCGGACGTTGGGCATGGAAGTATTTCCTCTGTCTTTCGCGGAGTATTTGCGTTTCCAGGATATCACGGTGGACCTGTATTCCACCAGTCACGTGGCCGCCGTCAGGAATGCCCAGGATGTCTACCTCAAACAGGGCGGTTTTCCGGAGCTGCTGTTTCTTGATCACGGTTACCATACCCAAATCCTTCAGGAATACTTCAATGTTCTCTTGTACCGGGACATAGTGGAACGATACAAGGTTCAAAATGTGACTGCTCTGAAGTATTTCCTGAAAAGGCTGCTCTCTTCCACCACAAAGCAGCTTTCCATCCATAAGATATTCAATGAACTCAAGTCGGCCAATATCAAGATTGGCAAGAATACCTTGTATGATTTTCTCGAGCACGCGGAGAGCACATATCTTGCGCAGACCTTGTATCGGTATGACCGATCCCTTGTCGCGCGGGAACTCGGCGAGAAAAAGGTCTATGCCATTGACACAGGCCTTTGTAATGCCGTGGAATACAAGTTTTCCGAGGACAGGGGCAAAGCTCTGGAGAATGCGGTATTTTTGGAATTGAAGCGTTCCGGAAGGGAACTTTTTTACTTTCGTGACCAGGCCAACGAATGCAACTTTCTGTGTACCGACAGGGGGCATGTTGTCGAGGCTGTCCAGGTCTGCCACGACGTGAGCGGTCAGGATACGAGGCGCCGTGAGGTGAAAGGGTTGGCAGCGGCCTGTCGGCAATTCAGCCTTGAGAAAGGAACCATTGTCGTGTCAGATGGACCCGATACATGGGAGGTGAATGGGTTGCGCATCGACATCGTTCCGTTTTACCGGTTTGCTTTGTCCGACAACTGA
- a CDS encoding nucleotidyl transferase AbiEii/AbiGii toxin family protein has protein sequence MLTIDQIRANFPEPVFRRNPQAALVEYLQHELLDSLFKDAAAAHLSFIGGTAIRILHGSLRFSEDLDFDNFGLSFADFELLLGKACRDMEYKGFTVEYRLVESGAYHCHIRFPELLFKTGISPDKGRKILVRVDAEAKERHYEPRITLLNRFGVFRRIINAPVEILLAQKMLTVLFRRREKGRDLYDVSFLLGMTRPEYAFIQKALGVDKPEFIQMFTRRLDDLDLDFLARDVEPFLIDPQQKDRVLYFRETWQ, from the coding sequence ATGCTTACCATAGACCAGATCAGGGCCAATTTCCCGGAACCCGTGTTTCGGCGCAACCCCCAGGCCGCGCTGGTGGAGTATCTCCAGCACGAGCTTTTGGATTCCCTGTTCAAGGACGCCGCGGCGGCGCATTTGAGCTTCATCGGCGGCACGGCCATCCGCATTCTGCACGGCAGCCTCCGCTTTTCCGAGGACCTGGACTTTGACAATTTCGGGCTTTCCTTCGCGGATTTTGAGCTGCTTCTGGGCAAGGCCTGCCGGGACATGGAATACAAGGGCTTCACCGTGGAATACCGCCTGGTGGAGAGCGGCGCGTATCACTGTCATATCCGGTTTCCGGAACTGCTCTTCAAGACCGGAATCAGCCCGGACAAAGGCAGGAAGATTCTGGTCCGGGTCGATGCGGAGGCCAAGGAGAGACACTACGAACCGAGGATCACCCTGCTGAACAGGTTCGGCGTGTTTCGGCGGATTATCAACGCCCCAGTGGAAATCCTGCTGGCCCAGAAGATGCTGACCGTGCTCTTTCGCAGGCGGGAGAAAGGGCGCGATCTCTACGACGTCTCTTTTCTCCTGGGCATGACCCGGCCGGAGTACGCATTTATCCAAAAGGCCCTTGGCGTGGACAAGCCGGAATTCATCCAGATGTTCACCCGCAGGCTGGACGATCTGGACCTGGACTTCCTGGCCCGGGACGTGGAGCCGTTTCTGATTGATCCGCAACAGAAAGACCGGGTGCTGTATTTCCGTGAGACCTGGCAGTAA
- a CDS encoding methyltransferase domain-containing protein, translated as MPLDHSLTYTDGRIRNLPHRLRMRRIIKLVKQYASSSVTTYADFGCSNGYLTNLLVTSIHAQQSYGFDANIDNLKAAQAAYPSIHFQKLDLNEHHSDLQFDFVTCLETLEHVGNLVNAMQVLLNSVKSGGTLLITVPIEIGIIGLGKIIAKRSLGRELQELGISPKDYLLALFRGQRLSRFRSSKERYATHLGFDYRDIDDFLSRLNNIKMVSVINKSTTRFYVIRPFADAF; from the coding sequence ATGCCTCTTGATCACTCCCTCACATATACAGACGGCCGAATAAGAAATCTGCCCCACCGCTTGCGTATGCGGCGCATAATTAAACTTGTGAAACAATATGCATCTTCATCTGTAACTACTTATGCTGACTTTGGGTGTTCTAACGGGTATCTGACAAATCTTTTGGTCACTTCCATTCATGCACAACAATCATATGGTTTTGATGCAAATATAGACAATCTCAAGGCAGCTCAGGCTGCCTATCCTTCAATTCACTTTCAGAAGCTCGACCTAAATGAGCATCACTCTGATCTTCAGTTCGACTTTGTCACCTGCCTGGAAACCCTGGAGCATGTAGGCAATCTCGTCAATGCCATGCAAGTATTACTGAACAGCGTCAAATCCGGCGGCACGCTACTGATCACAGTACCTATCGAAATCGGAATAATCGGTCTTGGAAAGATCATCGCCAAGAGAAGCCTTGGCAGGGAGCTTCAGGAACTTGGCATATCGCCAAAAGACTATTTGCTTGCCCTGTTTCGTGGCCAACGCCTGTCGCGATTCCGATCAAGTAAAGAGCGGTACGCAACACACCTGGGTTTTGATTATCGTGATATTGATGATTTTTTAAGCCGTTTGAATAACATAAAAATGGTCAGCGTCATCAATAAATCGACAACCAGATTTTATGTCATCAGACCTTTCGCCGATGCTTTCTAA